Below is a genomic region from Miscanthus floridulus cultivar M001 chromosome 1, ASM1932011v1, whole genome shotgun sequence.
CAAGTCAATTCCTGGTTGTTTGGTTGTCGGTGTTGTCTAAGTCTGGCTAGCCCCAGGGTGTGTTTGGTCGTCTGGTTTGTTCTGATATAGTCACATTTTCTCTGAATTGGTAAGGCTAGCCCTATGAGGCATTTTGACGAAGAACATGGCGTGCTCCAGGTACGCATCGAACGGTGCAAGTTAATTGGTCGTACCCAACGAATCAGAGAAATCGAGCTGAATGAGACCACAAGAGTTTCACAAATCCAATCTACCGAGCAAGAAAGCACGAGCTATCTTTTCAGTAATCAGAAGATAGACACAAGGGAATGGAATGGCGTGGTAACAGGCTTCTCCAGAGACCTGAACTGCCCTCTGAACTTTTTTTTTCAGGCCTCCGCAAACCTTCTTTATCAAACACAACACACGCCACTGGTATGCAATGTGCATTTGCCATGGCGGCCAGGAAAGAAAGCACTTGGTCGAAGACAAGGATCGTTTCAACCTTGCACTTGCacacagattttttttttcttttttggaaGTAAAAGGAGTATTAATTGATCAATCTAAAACGCGAAGCATTTTACAGTCTCAATCAACAATGCGTCTCGAGGTAGCAACACTTTGAGTCAATTACCAACATTGCGGCATTTCCACAAACACATAGCGTGCGCTGCCATGGATCGTGAGGCAGCAACAACAGAGGAAGACACGACCTCATTCATGATCTACCGTAGAACAAAAACGCGGAGAAGGGAGCCCGCTACTGGTcctcggcggcggcagcgggcgCAGGGTGAACGGCGAAGATGCGGCTGAGGTGGGACGCGAGGGCGCCGGACGAGTCGGCGTCGTTCGCCTCCCTGCGGAGCGCGTTCTGGAGGTCCCGCGCGCGGAGGTGAGGAGAACGGGACCGGAGCTAAGCCAAGCCTGGCTCCCAAAAATCGACCGGAGCCTGGCTAGAGGAGTGTGGGTGGTTTCCCGCAGCCTGGCTCAGGCAATGAAACAACACGAAGGTGGATTACTTGAGCCTGGTTGGGAGTTGGCcacccaaccaaacaggcccGTAGCGTCTGCCACGAGCGTCGGCACGCTGCAGTGCACATGTGTGTTTTGTTTCGTTTCTTTGTCACTGCATCCGTCGTTGGCCCATCGCTGGCGGGTTTGCAGGCTACGttgcacggatacggatacgaGTATCAGATACGATACGTATCGGATACGTGGATACGCATTTTGCTAAAAACTAGTGACACGCGGATACGGCTAGTATATTTATAAAACCAGTAATTTCATATATTAATAACTCAACAATCATCACGTGGGTTCATCTACTCGTATTAACGAAATATTAGACAAGAAAAAAATCAGAgaacatatatatagtaaataaaaCTATTGTACTGTACTACTGTGTCTTGCCTGACAACCTGAGCGTCGAGCGTCTTGCCACACAGCCTGAGGGTTTGTTTGGAACGcaagaatttcacaggaatcacacaggaatttcacaggaatcagttcaatttcacaggaaaaacgcagaaatagaaaaaaaatcccgcattccaaactGGCCCTGGGTGGAGTGCCAAGTGCGGCTGCAAGCAATCGAGGCGTCATCAATACGATGGGGAGGAACCGAGGAAGTGCTGGCTGCTACGTTCACGCACGATGTTGGGCCTTCACAGGCCGTATCTAATTTGGTCCATACGTGTCCGATACACGTATCTGAGTGAATACGTATCCAATATTTCCAGTACGGCCTGGATACGTATCCGAGCCGTATCCAAGACGTATCCGTATCCAATACGTGTTGGATACGGGATACGGACCCCTACTGAAGTATCCGTGCATCGTAGTTTGCAGGTGACGTTGTAGTTTTAAAACTTTTCCACTCCTCTTAGACTTTATTTGGATGCGTATGTATTCAtttcaatccatatgtgttgaagtggattgaagTTGAATTAAACTAAGTTTTATTCTAAtctccactccaacacatgtggattggagTGAATACACGTACATAAAAAAAAGGTCTTAATGAAAAACACGCTTAAGCGCGTTCTTGAAAAAAAAGTGTTTTATAAACTTATTATAAAGCTAACATTGACGTTGATCAATTAGGGATGTTTGGTTTAAGAAATCATCATATCCTACATCCTGGATGTAGGGCTATGTAATAACAACTTGATCAAGCCCTAGTGAGGAAAGATCAATCAAGCCGAATTTAAGGGCAcgtggccccgttcgcgtgcccttaaatttggcttgatccgcttcttttttcatccgcaacagtgtttttctctcacaaatttctccagcattcctccgaaccatccaaattcctctagAATTCCTTCAAACGAACAGGCCCTAATGGGCAATGGCCATGCAGTTTCGATTTTTTATTGAAAGTTAGTTTCGAAGAATTTGTTTCCCTCTTCAACAGATCATCAACCTTCAGGCAGGCCGGCATTGCAAATTGCATCAGATGGCATTGGGCTGCAAAATCAGCTTACAAGGCTTCAAATGCTTCATCAATTTCATAACGCTGAGTCTAATTTGGAAGGCAAGGGCAACTTGGCAAGGGCAGGCACAGTTCTAGGATTCGTTCAATTCCTTCAAGCGAGTTAAATTTGGAAGGCAAAAGCTGAAAAAAAAAACGAACTCTTTGCATGGACTGCCATGTGCCCATGTGGAACGAGATCCTCAGGACAAATAATTTGGCAATACGCTGATGGGCTCATCTAACAGCCCGTGTTCTTCGTAATGGGCCCCTTGAAACCGGGTTTACATTCATGGCTGCAATGGGAACAGACTAATTTGCCACTTTGCACCAAAGCCGTTCGAAATCGATTCGATCGAGAAATGATGGGAGGCGGCGGCAAAGTTTGGTACGCTCCTCCTTTGATTGGTATCACAATTTACATCACGTGTAATATCTGAAAGAAAAGAAATCACTGCATCTTGCCATCTTCCAAGTTCCAACGTAGACTACAGCCGTGAGAGGCGCTTGTGGGCCGTGGCCTTGCATTTCTGGCTAGCTTTGTGTTCCAGTGTTTGCTTGCTTGTGCCATGGAGATGGAACTTGAACTTACGAACACAATACATGGAGGAGATCCATCAGATCCCAAGGTACAGATTGCAGTGCCATCAAAACAGGACACTGAGAAAATGTCCAAGGTTTCTACAAGAGAAACTAACACCTGATGACAAGTGAGTCATTCTGTGGCCTGTCTAGCTAGAGAGTGTAACATTGGAGAATCTGTCAATCTTGTGAGTCATGTGTCGGATATTCATGTTGAGGCGTTGGAGCTCAGTGGTAAGGTGCTTGATGGTCCAATACTCCAATGTGGTAGCTTGGACAGATCATCTGAATTGAGCAATCAGAAATCTCACCATAATCGCACTGTCTGGCTGACCTCTTGGAGAGTTGGAGGTGCAGTAGATATGCCACTTTTGCAGCAAGAGAGCAGCTTCAGCCATGAGGAGAGAGGAGGCAGCATCCACATCTGTgccttttatataaaaaaaatcttgTGCCGTTAAGCTACTCCCTCAGTCCCAGAAAGAATGCAAATCTCGCTATTGGAGAATAATTCAACTCAGTTTTCCATTAATCTCAAGAGGTGTTTATATAGAAATACATGGGGATGTGAAAGGATAGAGGGAATATGAAAACAAAGAGTctaactaatcaaacacttaTATTCTAACACCCCCCGCAGTTGGAACGTCGACACTAGCATGGAGTGGAGGCATTCAAATTGGAGCGAAACTGTGTAAAAATGGATATAGGAAGACTCTTGGTGAACACATCCGCATACTGGGAGGTGGATGGCACATGAAGAACGCGTATCTCTCCGGTAGCAACCTTGTCCTGGACAAAATGTAAATCAATCTCAATATGCTTGGTGCGCTGATGTTGCACCGGATTGGTTGAGAGATAAATAGCGCTAACATTATCACAAAAAAACACTGAGGAACACCGAGGACAAAAATAGAGCCCCTGAAGTAATTGCCGAAGCCATGAGATTTCAGCTACAACATTAACAACGGCTCGATATTCAGCTTCAGCACTTAACGAGAAACATGTACAGTACTCCACGGCTCGGCTTGGGTGCCCATGTGGCTTTTATCATCCGTCAGACACTATTACTCATAAAAAAGGAACGTTAGAAGCTTGACTATTTCAAAGCTTTGGGTTCCATGTTCCAATTGCAATAGATTATTCAATAGTACAAATGACGATCGATCGATCGCTCTGTTTCGTTGGCAAAGGTAGCAAGTCAACCGGAAAGTTGCTACTCACCACAATTTTGACTATAATAACTTCTCCCGAGGAATTAATGAAGCCCAATTATCAAGGAAGTTAGACaataggtggtggtggaacaaggTTAAAATCGACCCAGACCATATACTCAAGGGATGCTCACAGGCGGTCCGTTTGATCGGATGCCGCCTTCCTAGGCCTACACGGCCTATCAAGCCTGCCTCCTCTTCTTTACGTCTTCCACATCTCTCTTATAAAAATATCTATCCACTTGCTCGCCCATTGCACGTTTCATGGAGCTGTGTGTCCATCCGTTCGCCTCACTCATCATTTGCCGTCGCAGCCAACTCCCCACACACGCCCACCCTGTGTTGTTCGCTTCTCGCTCCTGCCAGTCGCGCGCGCCCACCTGCGCCTCTCACTCCTTGCTCCCACAGTCCCACCCGCCGCGCGCCCACCCGCGCTGCTCGCTCCTACGCCGTCGGGCGCACCGCCGCCTCTGCTAATGCTCGTGGTGCCGTCATGCACCTCAGGTTGGTCCCTGcccgagccaagggcacccatgaGCGCGTCCCatgctggtggtgctcgtgccCCGAGGCCGGAATTAACCAGCCCCGCCCCCCCCtcccatatgttgcaaatgtaagtgtttcagatatatgttgcagGTATTTcgtatggatattgcaaaagtagaacgggatgttgcatatgttgcaagtgtttcagaggcatgttgcaagtgtttcagagacatgttgtaagcgtttgttcaaaatatttcatctgtttcagacgtatgttgcaagcattttttatttggatgttgtacATGTTTCACACCTATGTTGCAAATAGTATGTTCGAAATATTTCAGCTATTTTAGTCTTATGTTACAATAACTGTTTTTATGTTgcgtatgtttcacacacatgttgtaaTTAtacgttccaaatgtttcatctgcttcagtTGTATGTTGcaccaagtgtttcatgttgcagaGGTAGAGCCTCAGGGGGGCACAGCCTGGGCGCCTGGGGATAGGGCGTGACGATCTGTGGGCCGACAGTCAGGGCGCGCAGCGCACCTAGGATCCTATAGATGGGGCATGCTCGTCCTCATGCCGGCTCTCGGGCCCCGCCCGCCCAGAGATAGAGGAGGGGGGTAGGGGGAAGGAGTGGTGGGCGCGGCATTCCCAGCGAGCGCGTGGGCGTCCGGACTCGCGGTCGCGAAGAGAGAAGAGGGGGCCAAGGGGGAAGGAGCGGTAGGCCGATATGTGCAGATAGGAATACTCCACCACAAATAAAATTAGCCATTCACAGCTACTTGCAAGGTCTACCCTAACCTCATGTTTAGTTTACTACCACTATAATACCGTTGACAGAAGAAAAACATGTGCGGTACTCCACGGCTTTTACTGCACGCTCGGGCACGGGTTCCCCGAAACCCGTGAACCTATCAGCCTTTCGGAGTGGTGGGTGGGTGAAGCGGATCTGTGTGGAGGCGAAGCGGTGGAGCGCTCGTGCTCGTCAGGGGAGGTGGAGGTTTGGAGGCGCTCGTGCTTGTGCCTGTGACCGTCGTGTTCGTCATGGGAGGCAGACGTATGGAGGCACGAGCGGCGGAACGGCGCGGCAGCCGCTCATGCTCATGCTCGTCAGGGGAGGCGGTGGACAATATAAGTAACTTCTTCCGAGGAATTAATGAAGCTCATTTATCAAGGAAGTTGGACAATATGAGGTGGTGGATAAGGTTAAAACCCTACTGCATAATAAGAGgattaagagcaaggctaataatatggTCTGCtggtccacttgtctctctcataaagtttcttggttcttgtgtctAAAACAGCTGTAGACTTACATCATGTTTCTCCTCTTTCCCCTCCACCTCAGCATATAGGCTACTTACAATCCTTTACTATACTTGCTCTAAAAAGGTTTTAAGAAGCGGTCATATTTGGTTTTCAGAGGCGGGATGTCCACTCGCCTCCAGGCTCCAGCACAATATCGTTGTTAATCAAGAACTCCAGAGACAGGTGAAAATGTCCGTCTCTGTAAATCCAGGAAAAAATGGCACCCAACAGCTAAGCCCTGCCATCAAGCCCACCTCTGAGCCCACtccaaggctccaagcctgtTGGCCTTCCTTTCCCGTGCCACTGCCTCCAAAGTAAATCCGTCGCCACCATCATCCTCGACGAATCATGGCCCTTCCGGGGCAGCCATCCACCTCCTTCAATGGAGATCTTCTGCTGCTATCGTCCATCTCTAAGCCCATAGATATGAGataagagaaagagagtgtgAGGCTTGCAGATCTTAGAGGAGAGGACTTGATTAAAATGTATCTATTTGCTTATCGAGTAGATATGAGAAGCGCTTCCCAGCTGATAAGCTATACAAATAGAGTAAAAACAACGGGTAAAATAAGTTGGTCTGATCTAGCTTCTGCTTTTAGTATAAATGAGAGCGGTGAGAATAAGTGTGGCCAGAATAAGCTGCAGAAAAGCATAGCGTTTGGTTGTTGACTTCAGCTTATTTTAGCCATAAATAGCTTATAAGCTATACCAAACAGGCGTAGTTGTCAGAAGGTCCTGAACATGAGGCTGTTTTCAAACGACAATACTGGAAAAGCATGGAATCAAAGTGTAAGCCTTAGATCCATCTTGGCCTAATAGAATAAAGTTGGCCTACTTGAGAATGTTAATTATTTCCTGCACTTTATATGAGCTTTGAAGACAAACAAGCTTTTTCCTCCCTGCAGGTTATGCAGCGTAACTTTGAAGTGCTATTAGGTAATATGATGATGCAACCTTGCCCATGTGTAAAATATAAACAGACTCCATTAAATCTGTTATTAACTACTCCGTTTCTAATCTGATATCTTATTCGATCAGTCAGTTCACCTTATATGGCATCCTGAAGGGTAATAAGCCAGATTTTCATGTGGCTATGCCACCTGCAAAAGCGAAACCATTCTATGCTTCTCTAATCGAGAAAATTCAAAGGTCATACTCGGCTGATTCAGTGAAAGGTAAAAGATATACACAGTTTGCCAACCTGAATTCTTGATTATCAAATCAATGTTCCTTTTCCTTCTGTTAACATGGATCTGCCTATATTGGGATTTGCCTGTCATGAATGATGCATTGGTTGTAACTTTCCCATGCTCCCCGACTCCCCGTGGTCCTGTATTGAACATTCTTCTCCGCTGGATGTGCATTTCATCTTCTCGATAGTCACTCCTGTTATGTTATACCGATAATATACCTATTTCTTTAGTGATGTTTTGCAGATGTTCTGCTCACTTGTTTATTTTGCTGAATATTGCCATGCGTATGTCTATGCTCTCCATACTCATAATACACGATCTTACACTTGTTACTGCAGGTGTTGCTACTATTGCTCTTGCACTACGTTCCATCTACATCTAAACATTTCTGCCATGAGTCACTGTATCGCATGAAAATAAATGTGACGATGTTCCTACTTTGATGGGAAGATGGCGTTTTTGGAGCGATGATGAAGGTGTCTGAGTGAAACATGTTATTTGCCTTCATAGCGTTTGACCTTTTTCAGAAAAAGGGTAAATTGGAAACTATTGCAGGTTTCTTTGGTGAATGATGGCCCCGTGACAATGCAAATCGACTCACCCTCACTGCAATGCGCTGCTCAGTCAAGGTGAGTTTGTTCAAATTGTCAAGTTTATTTTGATCTTTGTTGAATCGTATACTTGCTAGCTAGAATAGCATGCATGGTTATATAGACTTGTTTGATTTATTCGTTTTTATGCACTTGAACAGCAATGGCGATGATGATTTGGTTACAGATGGTGAAGCCAGAGTACCTAAAGAGACGTGTTAAAATTCTAGGTTGCCTGCTGGCCTTGGTGTAATGTAGCCTTTGGTGAATATAAGGTCTCCATCACATCTTTCTCATTCAGAATTTTGACTTTGTTTTTTGGTGCAGTTGGACTGAAAGCCCTCCTGCTGTGCAATTGGTATGAGCTTTGTGTCCATCTGGCACGTTGATCACAAAGGAAATTCCAGAATCGAAGTTGACATAAGTCATGTGATTTaccattattaaaaaaaaaacagtccTAGCGCTTTGCCGTTGGCTGCCAGTTACAGCACTGCTTCAGTCTGTGCAAACATAGCCTATTGCGCAAATGACAGAGCCATATATTTGTTATCTTATTCATTTTTCTTCTGTGGGATAATACTCTTGTTAACATGAGAGCTATACATGATGAGCTTGTCGCTGCTCAACAATGTAATTCCTAGGGTCTTATTACGTAGTAGCAATCATCAGTACATATCTGGATGAAGTTCAGATGAAGAAGTGGAAGGCATTCCTGATGTTGGGCCTACGAAGTACGCAGAGAATTTTTTTTTGCCCCTGCCAAGCCCAGTACGCGGCCGAGGCCGTGGGGGAGCAAGAGCAATACGCGCATCTATGGACCTGACTCTGAGTGGGTGAATGAGCCGTGTGCGTGGCTGTCGCTTGCTAGCAGCACAGTTGTAATCCTTAAGAGGAGTGCGTGACTTGTTATGCCAACAACCTAAGCCTTTCTCTGTTCTTGGATCCCATTCCCATGCTGTTCTTCTAGCCGTTTCCCCATTCTCTACCCGCTACGACGACCTGCTGTGTTAACACACCTTCTCTGCAAACTTCCCTGCAAACTTCCAGAACAATGCCACGCATGGACGCCGCCAACAAGCACGATGCTGGCGGCAGCGGTGTGCTACGGCCGTCCCAGATATGCCACCTCGTCATTATATCTACCGCCTTCTGGGCCTTGGTGTTCTGTTTGCACTCCGGCATGCAAGGGGGCGGCGGCATGGTATCTAAGTTGTTCAAGGCATCAGCGCTGTCCCATCCCAAGCTGTCCAGCAGCATCCCCGTCAGCCGCCGTCGCCCTCCATCGGAGCAACCGCCGGCGTCGGTGGCGCCGGAGAACCGGTCAGTGGTAGCACCGGCGGCGGATCATTGTGCGGGACGGTACATTTACATGTACGACCTGCCACCGCGCTTCAACGAGGACCTCGTCCGTGGCTGCCGCAAGCTTTCGCCGTGGACGGACATGTGCTCGTACCTGGCCAACTGCGGCATGGGCCAGCCCCTGGGCGACGAGGGAGGCGTCTTCTCCGCCCGCGGCTGGTTCGCCACCGACCAGTTCATGCTCGACGTCATCTCCCACTGCCGGATGAAGCGCTACGAGTGCCTCACCGGCGACTCCTCCCTCGCCACCGCAGTGTACGTGCCGTTCTACGCCGCCCTGGACGCCGGGAGGTACTTCTTCAACAGCACGTCGACGCGGGACGCGCTCGCTCTGGACCTCGTCGACTGGCTGGTGCAGCGTCCGGAGTGGCGCGCCATGGGCGGCCGCGACCACTTCATGGTGGCCGGGAGGACCTCGTGGGAACTCGAGCGGAAGGCTGATGTCGACGAGGAATGGGGCAACAAGCTGCTCAGCCTCCCCGCCATCCGAAACATGACGGCGCTCATCCTGGAGACGAGTCCCTGGAACCGTAGCGGTTTTGGGAACGAGATGATGCAGAGCTGGAGCAGCCTCGCGATACCATACCCGACGTACTTCCACCCGGAGACGGCCGCCGACGTGGTTGCCTGGCAAGACAAGATGCGCAAGGCGGAGCGCAAATGGCTCTTCTCGTTCGCCGGCGCGCCGCGGCCTGGGAGCAAGAAGACCATCCGCGCGGAGATCATCCAGCAGTGCGGCGCGTCAAGCCGCTGCAACCTCTTCGACTGCGGCAGCGGGGCCAGCTGCTACTGGCCGGGCGGCGCCACGCGCGTCTTCGAGGGCTCCGACTTCTGTCTGGAGCCGCGCGGGGACACCCTGACGCGGCGGTCGACGTTCGACGCCATCCTGGCCGGCTGCATCCCGGTGTTCTTCCACCCCGGCTCGGCGTACACGCAGTACACGCTGCACTTCCCGAGCGACCCCAACAAGTACTCGGTGCTCATCATGCACACCGACGTGACCCGCCGGAACGTCAGCATCGAGGAGACGCTGAGCAAGATCTCGCCGGCGGCGGTGAAGGACATGCGCGAGGAGGTGATCCGGCTCATTCCGAGGGTGGTGTACGCGGACCCGAGAGCAACGCGCGTGGATTTCAAGGACGCGTTCGATATAGCGTTGGAGGCTGTCATTGATCGGGTGGCTAAGCGGCGCCGGAGCGCGGCCGCTGGCCGGGAGCACTGAGACGCATCGTCGGCGTCGTCAACTCGTCAAGTGCCTTGTGTGTCATTTGTTCATGCATGTAGTTTTCTGCTGTTTGGTTCATATGTTAATAAGGTTGCGAGTAGGCAAAAATATACGCGATTTAGATCCATAATACACGACTGTTCACTACGCTATCCACACCCTGGAGCGCAATTCATTAGAATGTAACCATGGTTTATCAGTCATGACCCAACAGCAGCTGTAAACCGAATACTATGTGTCTATGTGCCAACTTTTTTGCTGATAATCAAATGTGCGCCATCAGTACTGTGCGTTCCTCCGGCTGTGTCGGTATACGAAAATACGAAAGATTAGGATTGTctaatgttcatgatctaggtgACGTGTCCATAGCTAGATCTATCCCAGCAGATTTCACTAATATATAGAATGCTGGTGGATGTCAACCGTGGTACGCGATCCAAAGCTCGATCTACCGCCAACAGATTTTATTAGAACACTTGAAGGTGGGCAGCGCGTAGGTGGCGTCCAAGTAGGTGCTAGGTCCTTTTTTTAATTTCAGTACACACTCTCTGAAATACTCATCACCGACACACACAACCTCCTCGTACAAGCACTCCCTCCCAAAATAAGTACTTTCAAACTATAAGACGTTTGGACTTTTTAGATATAATTGTTTTTAGTGGACATTCACACGTAGTATATATCTAAGTATATAGTTAATAAAAGCTACgcatctagaaaaatcaaaatatcttataatttagaatggagaagTACACTTCTATCATTCGCTAACGGGATATAGGTGAAAGGATTAGGCAAGGCCTAGATGGagatgaataggcctgtaaaaactTTAAAACTTGTCAATGCAACAAACTAGCAGTATGTGGAGGTTCTGTGGATTCATGTGGATGCGGAAGTTTCGAGCAAATCTACGGAAGTTCCGCGCATCCTAGCTTGGAACTGATATAATTGAATAGAATTGAAACTTACATTGAGTTAAATACCAAGCCTTCCATTAGTATGATCTTCCTTTTGCACCACAGACCTACAACTACAACTTACTATACAAGTACAT
It encodes:
- the LOC136487555 gene encoding uncharacterized protein; the encoded protein is MRLFSNDNTGKAWNQSVMQRNFEVLLVSQFTLYGILKGNKPDFHVAMPPAKAKPFYASLIEKIQRSYSADSVKDGVFGAMMKVSLVNDGPVTMQIDSPSLQCAAQSSNGDDDLVTDGEARVPKETC
- the LOC136487566 gene encoding xyloglucan galactosyltransferase KATAMARI1 homolog, which codes for MDAANKHDAGGSGVLRPSQICHLVIISTAFWALVFCLHSGMQGGGGMVSKLFKASALSHPKLSSSIPVSRRRPPSEQPPASVAPENRSVVAPAADHCAGRYIYMYDLPPRFNEDLVRGCRKLSPWTDMCSYLANCGMGQPLGDEGGVFSARGWFATDQFMLDVISHCRMKRYECLTGDSSLATAVYVPFYAALDAGRYFFNSTSTRDALALDLVDWLVQRPEWRAMGGRDHFMVAGRTSWELERKADVDEEWGNKLLSLPAIRNMTALILETSPWNRSGFGNEMMQSWSSLAIPYPTYFHPETAADVVAWQDKMRKAERKWLFSFAGAPRPGSKKTIRAEIIQQCGASSRCNLFDCGSGASCYWPGGATRVFEGSDFCLEPRGDTLTRRSTFDAILAGCIPVFFHPGSAYTQYTLHFPSDPNKYSVLIMHTDVTRRNVSIEETLSKISPAAVKDMREEVIRLIPRVVYADPRATRVDFKDAFDIALEAVIDRVAKRRRSAAAGREH